The Apium graveolens cultivar Ventura chromosome 11, ASM990537v1, whole genome shotgun sequence genome has a window encoding:
- the LOC141697956 gene encoding separase isoform X4 produces MELLELVSYCANKSLHASSNINSTVAEKLQNIADGICLASSSPIDLLPSLYATGLFISNFCGQTMAKGSTSTRTDKNSSIYGFLLYNEHRLQNLTVFFQSLKSHYSSTKRISLHQMHSLTEHENTDLISYFSALKFLCKPLAEFVNFERETILSDIEDATSAARLNFIQDALHQYLDIFILCQRVSEKKRGAHDDNNKTTLSAAVATIVLSIRTKQRIKESATFIKNAISSDWIQSHGLKFLFASLYNVGVVLYKNNEMKEALLSLKLCYRASWTRLLTHCKMFVDKSIEFCGDLSEDSIVDLLAEACTRSAFVLDVLYRSDYNKVNKLITYSLEKWAAAQNIFDRLANPTTLLKQWVKIQCKISKVGDGENNAKTLYSLLSCSVQMSKRALGILLEQELLLYEELNPLNPTFCHRMRLDITDILLKEVYVTNTIQRSRVLIAKGREIRACGVERLDDCIECLSESISVMSKTNCNADCDSICSFYLANAYCLRALCTQEAEPDRKVLLLKRSLEDIDAAIKLWMNIDFPRLSGQIDMVFEKLLFLLYHVYDLLSLKGYIKFHSNIYEIMIRLFKWRSVPIKKLLAILWECRRLGHALCASPVNETFITTLLNYCDAANTMEFWLSCLKESQSLEVGFKQNFFYMFADFSLGSHHHGSSQSEITIGGIKQAVSNLLSSVPLPSGSASVAAFMYYDLGERLISNGQFIEALSYAKEAYQIRSKLFRETFMYNIDQQNGQTMQEHYYSLKNLVIFSSAATAAWFSECVSRDFESHVVTPWNVLQCYLESILQVGYIHEIVGNGSDAKTLLLWGKEISIFQDLPIFIISFSSVLGKLYCKEQMWDLAELELQKAQHLLEKLDSRSPFYCCKCKLVLEVTIDQQLGDLSRSRCDSNIDDLSVNRLLYAEKRYRVALKKLKNSEWKNSVSNPEEATISGTSSSSSSQSDYSETKIAFECCSMEETKGVQGITSKSRKVAKILPQGKCLTRQQNRMMTRSRRKNIECDQEVASENKIIFPSSDAVDNNTKIANFGNNDSIICKEIKCWYCLPHDVRESRCLINYIHMKWELVRRRLLVRVLTSIGKCLVIQDERQKGHEIFSECISVLVARNQFSPTYNAAPFSLKLDLIGSDIPGDVLAVERATVLYNLCWFILKYYRSKGTSAGSDFSGITIARVMSWLKLAFLICREVPVLFRKVSRLLAVLYICSSVEILSLSSSHSDAVTASQWGSYFHQASLGTHFNQQLYSEKARKQKGESFSGIKGCLSTLSLLGQETENSLRHAPDLLLREFVSNFYQSLPPAAIICVSLLGVAYASLLRELFSSHASVQAWILLSRLNSDSQPVFLLLPADSILGEALGDDETSSQGFLHENTDSVKRWRCPWGSTVVDDVAPVFKLILEQNYLSSSTFPLEDTKMIRSLWWTQRKKLDQRLRYFLRDIEEKWFGPWKFLLCSDWSDCKHLKLATNKLAEDLKVKCNVDLHESLLRVILAGGQHACESTRCVPELILNKGCHVDGVECNIDEMSMALKLILETIHGLEDICVTREPIILVLDHEIQMLPWESLPILRNQEVYRMPSVCSIFASLDRHDHEKLGTGSIIFPSIDPLDAYYLLNPSGDLPSTEVQFDKWFKDQNLEGKTGITPTIEELTVALQSHELFIYFGHGSGAQYIPNHEVQKLRTCAATLLMGCSSGSLSLSGSYSPKGAPLCYLLAGSPVIVANLWEVTDKDIDRFGKAMLDAWLRERSTEVASCAQCDAITDELKSLSIHEAKGKEKKKSSRNFLPETCDVGKCNPSCRHRPKLGTFMSQAREACTLPFLIGASPVCYGVPTGIKKKVIL; encoded by the exons ATGGAACTCCTGGAACTCGTCAGTTACTGCGCTAACAAATCTCTACATGCCAGTTCAAATATAAATTCTACTGTTGCAGAGAAATTACAGAATATAGCTGATGGCATTTGTTTG GCTTCTTCATCACCAATCGATTTGCTGCCGAGTCTATATGCTACAGGGTTGTTTATAAGCAACTTTTGTGGTCAAACAATGGCAAAGGGATCCACAAGCACTAGAACGGACAAAAATTCATCTATATATGGATTTTTGCTTTATAATGAGCATAGACTCCAGAATCTAACCGTTTTTTTTCAATCACTGAAAAGTCACTACAGTAGTACTAAAAGAATCAGCTTGCATCAAATGCATTCACTTACGGAACATGAAAACACAGATTTGATTTCCTACTTTAGTGCCCTGAAGTTCTTGTGCAAGCCTCTTGCTGAGTTTGTAAATTTTGAAAGGGAAACTATACTTTCAGACATAGAAGATGCAACATCTGCTGCAAGGCTGAATTTTATTCAAGATGCACTCCATCAATATCTTGATATTTTTATTCTTTGTCAAAG GGTGTCAGAAAAGAAAAGAGGGGCACATGATGACAACAATAAAACAACTCTTAGTGCAGCTGTGGCTACTATTGTCCTCTCAATTAGGACAAAGCAAAGGATCAAG GAGAGTGCGACTTTTATCAAGAATGCAATTTCATCTGATTGGATCCAGTCCCATGGGCTGAAGTTCCTTTTTGCTTCTCTTTATAATGTTGGTGTTGTTCTCTACAAAAATAATGAAATGAAAGAG GCTTTATTATCATTGAAGCTGTGTTATAGAGCTTCATGGACGCGACTTTTAACCCATTGCAAGATGTTTGTAGACAAATCGATTGAGTTCTGTGGCgatctgtcagaggattcaatTGTTGATCTTCTTGCTGAGGCGTGTACAAGGAGTGCATTTGTTTTAGATGTACTTTATCGAAGCGACTATAATAAAGTGAATAAGCTCATTACCTACAGTCTCGAAAAATGGGCTGCTGCTCAAAACATTTTTGACAGACTAGCGAATCCTACAACTTTGCTAAAGCAGTGGGTAAAG ATACAATGCAAAATTTCTAAAGTTGGTGATGGAGAGAACAATGCTAAAACATTATATTCTCTCCTGTCATGTTCCGTCCAAATGTCGAAAAGGGCGCTTGGTATCTTACTGGAGCAG GAACTTCTTTTGTATGAAGAATTGAATCCGTTGAACCCAACATTTTGCCACAGAATGCGGTTGGATATTACTGATATTCTTCTAAAAGAGGTGTATGTTACAAACACAATACAGAGATCCCGAGTTCTCATTGCAAAAGGAAGGGAGATAAGAGCATGTGGAGTTGAAAGACTTGATGACTGTATAGAATGTTTGTCGGAATCTATTTCTGTAATG AGTAAAACAAATTGTAACGCTGATTGCGACAGTATTTGCTCCTTCTACTTGGCGAATGCTTATTGCTTGCGTGCACTGTGTACTCAAGAGGCTGAACCTGACAGAAAAGTGTTATTGCTGAAAAG ATCTTTAGAAGACATAGATGCTGCAATTAAGCTGTGGATGAACATAGATTTCCCCCGTCTGTCTGGGCAGATAGATATGGTTTTTGAGAAGTTACTGTTCTTGTTGTACCATGTATATGACTTGTTATCACTGAAG GGCTACATTAAATTTCATTCCAATATATATGAGATAATGATTAGATTATTCAAATGGAGGAGTGTGCCTATAAAGAAGCTTCTAGCTATACTATGGGAATGCAGAAGGCTAGGCCATGCTCTTTGTGCTTCACCTGTAAATGAAACATTCATTACGACCTTGTTAAACTATTGTGATGCCGCAAACACCATGGAATTCTGGCTGAGTTGCCTAAAAGAATCACAGTCATTAGAAGTTGGTTTTAAGCAGAACTTCTTTTATATGTTTGCTGATTTCTCACTGGGTTCACATCATCATGGAAGTTCTCAATCAGAAATCACCATCGGTGGAATCAAGCAGGCCGTGTCTAATCTCCTTTCAAGT GTTCCTCTTCCCAGTGGTTCAGCTTCTGTTGCTGCATTTATGTACTATGATTTGGGGGAGAGGTTGATATCTAATGGGCAATTCATTGAG GCTCTTTCATATGCCAAAGAAGCATACCAGATACGCAGTAAACTTTTCCGAGAAACATTTATGTACAACATAGATCAGCAAAACGGACAAACGATGCAAGAGCATTATTACAGTCTCAAGAATTTAGTCATATTTTCTTCTGCAGCTACGGCAGCTTGGTTTTCTGAATGTGTTTCACGAGACTTTGAAAGCCATGTTGTTACTCCGTGGAATGTACTGCAATGTTATCTTGAAAGCATTTTGCAG GTTGGATACATCCACGAAATTGTTGGAAATGGATCAGATGCGAAAACGCTTTTACTGTGGGGCAAAGAAATATCCATTTTTCAGGATTTGCCAATATTTATTATTTCATTCTCTTCTGTTTTAG GAAAACTATATTGCAAGGAACAGATGTGGGATTTGGCTGAATTGGAACTACAGAAGGCCCAGCACTTGCTGGAAAAATTGGACAGCCGGAGCCCCTTTTACTGCTGCAAGTGTAAATTAGTCTTGGAAGTTACAATTGACCAGCAACTTGGAGATTTGTCTAGAAGCCGCTGTGATTCTAATATAGACGACTTATCTGTTAATAGGTTATTATATGCAGAGAAAAGGTATAGAGTAGCACTTAAGAAGCTGAAAAATTCAGAATGGAAGAATTCTGTTAGTAATCCCGAGGAAGCAACAATTAGTGGAACCAGTTCTAGCTCTTCATCACAGTCTGATTACTCGGAAACAAAGATAGCCTTCGAGTGCTGTAGTATGGAAGAAACTAAAGGTGTTCAAGGAATTACTAGTAAGTCGAGGAAAGTTGCCAAGATATTACCACAGGGTAAATGTTTGACACGGCAACAAAATCGTATGATGACTAGGTCTCGTAGAAAGAATATTGAATGTGATCAGGAGGTTGCATCAGAAAACAAGATTATATTTCCTTCCTCTGATGCTGTTGACAATAACACAAAAATTGCGAATTTTGGGAACAATGACTCTATTATTTGTAAAGAAATCAAGTGTTGGTACTGTCTGCCACATGATGTTAGAGAATCCAGGTGTTTGATCAATTATATTCACATGAAATGGGAGTTAGTCCGCAGGCGGCTTTTGGTTAGAGTGCTCACCAGCATAG GAAAATGCTTGGTGATTCAGGATGAACGACAGAAAGGACATGAAATTTTCTCCGAATGCATATCCGTTCTAGTCGCTAGGAACCAGTTCTCTCCAACTTACAATGCTGCTCCTTTCAGTTTGAAGCTTGATTTAATTGGATCTGATATTCCTGGAGATGTACTGGCAGTTGAACGTGCAACAGTTCTATACAACCTTTGCTGGTTCATTCTAAAATATTATCGTAGCAAGGGTACAAG TGCTGGTTCTGATTTTTCTGGAATTACAATAGCAAGAGTTATGTCTTGGCTAAAGCTGGCATTTCTAATCTGCCGCGAGGTTCCTGTACTTTTTCGTAAG GTTTCCAGGTTGCTTGCTGTTCTGTATATATGTTCCTCAGTTGAAATATTGTCTCTGTCTTCATCTCATTCCGACGCAGTCACTGCAAGTCAGTGGGGTTCGTACTTTCATCAAGCTTCTCTTGGCACCCACTTCAATCAGCAGTTGTATTCAGAAAAGGCTAGGAAACAGAAAGGCGAAAGTTTTTCAGGAATTAAG GGTTGCCTTTCTACCTTAAGTTTACTTGGTCAAGAAACAGAAAATTCACTCAG ACATGCACCAGATCTACTTCTTAGAGAATTTGTGTCAAATTTCTATCAAAGCCTCCCCCCTGCTGCAATCATCTGCGTTAGCTTGCTTGGAGTTGCTTATGCCAGTTTGCTAAGAGAATTATTTTCTTCCCATGCCTCTGTTCAAGCATGGATACTTCTTTCACGTTTGAATTCAGATAGTCAACCTGTTTTCCTTCTTCTTCCAGCGGATTCGATTCTGGGAG AAGCTTTAGGTGATGATGAAACTTCCAGCCAGGGATTCCTCCACGAAAACACGGATAGTGTCAAAAGATGGCGTTGCCCTTGGGGCTCCACTGTAGTTGATGATGTAGCTCCAGTTTTTAAATTGATACTGGAACAGAATTACTTGTCTTCGTCAACATTTCCCCTAGAAGATACAAAAATGATAAGGTCACTGTGGTGGACACAAAGGAAAAAGCTAGATCAGCGCCTCAGATATTTTCTTAG GGATATAGAAGAAAAATGGTTTGGACCATGGAAATTCTTGTTATGTAGTGACTGGTCAGACTGCAAGCACCTAAAACTAGCAACGAACAAGCTGGCAGAGGATCTTAAAGTGAAATGCAATGTGGATCTACATGAGAGTCTTCTTAGAGTTATCTTGGCGGGCGGTCAACATGCCTGTGAAAGCACAAGATGTGTTCCAGAGTTAATTCTGAATAAGGGATGCCACGTCGATGGTGTGGAATGTAATATTGATGAAATGTCAATGGCGTTGAAACTTATTCTTGAAACAATCCATGGTCTTGAGGACATTTGTGTAACTAGAGAACCGATCATCTTGGTGCTGGATCATGAGATTCAG ATGCTTCCTTGGGAGAGTTTACCAATTTTAAGAAATCAGGAAGTTTACCGCATGCCTTCTGTTTGCAGCATTTTTGCATCCCTTGATCGACATGATCACGAAAAACTCGGAACAGGTTCCATAATCTTTCCATCGATAGATCCCCTAGATGCTTATTATTTGTTAAACCCCAGTGGAGACCTCCCTAGTACTGAAGTTCAGTTCGATAAGTGGTTTAAAGATCAAAATTTGGAG GGGAAAACTGGAATAACACCCACAATCGAAGAACTGACTGTTGCCTTGCAGAGCCACGAACTTTTTATCTACTTCGGTCATGGAAGTG GAGCACAATATATCCCCAATCACGAAGTTCAGAAGCTCAGAACATGTGCTGCTACTCTCTTGATGGGATGCAGTAGTGGATCTTTATCATTGAGTGGGTCTTACAGCCCAAAAGGAGCTCCATTGTGCTACCTTTTAGCTGGGTCTCCTGTTATTGTTGCTAATTTATGGGAAGTAACTGACAAAGATATCGATCGCTTTGGTAAGGCCATGCTTGATGCTTGGTTAAGAGAAAGATCGACGGAAGTAGCTAGTTGTGCTCAATGTGATGCAATTACAGACGAACTAAAATCTTTGAGTATACATGAAGCTaaaggaaaggaaaagaaaaagagttCAAGAAATTTTTTACCTGAAACTTGTGATGTTGGTAAGTGTAATCCTTCTTGTAGACACAGACCAAAGCTTGGAACTTTTATGAGTCAAGCTCGAGAAGCATGCACTTTACCATTTTTGATTGGAGCATCACCAGTATGTTATGGTGTTCCAACAGGCATAAAAAAGAAAGTAATTTTATAG